From a region of the Corallococcus coralloides DSM 2259 genome:
- a CDS encoding family 2B encapsulin nanocompartment shell protein → MSNDLKKFDDNNQSLGTQAARQLATTTKSEPQMQGISSRTLLKLLPWVQVSGGTYRVNRRMTYAVGDGRVTFTSTGAKVQVIPQELGELPLLRGYEDVDALTALANRFEQKEFKAGEVITEAGKEADSIVLIAHGKVNRIGTGKYGEPLVLETLADGDHYSYQALLESQDYWQFTAKAVTPVIALVLQQSAFEAVVAQVPSLQKHIENFKARSKKKQDTAGQKAIELAAGHHGEPVLPGTFVDYETHPREYELAVAQTVLQIHTRVADLFNDPMNQTQQQLRLTVEALKERKEHELINNREFGLLHNADLKQRIHTRSGAPTPDDMDELLATVWKEPSFFLAHPRAIAAFGQECNKRGIYPTSADVNGTMVPAWRGIPIVSCNKLPISESRTTSIMLMRAGEKNQGVVGLHQAGIPDEIEPSLNVRFMGINEKAIMNYLVTAYFSAAVLTPDALGILESVELGRS, encoded by the coding sequence ATGTCCAACGACCTGAAGAAGTTCGACGACAACAACCAGAGCCTTGGCACGCAGGCGGCGCGTCAGCTGGCGACGACGACCAAGTCCGAGCCGCAGATGCAGGGCATCTCCTCGCGGACGCTGCTCAAGCTGCTGCCGTGGGTGCAGGTGTCCGGCGGTACGTACCGCGTCAACCGCCGCATGACCTACGCGGTGGGCGACGGCCGCGTCACCTTCACCAGCACCGGCGCCAAGGTGCAGGTGATTCCGCAGGAGCTGGGCGAGCTGCCCCTGCTGCGCGGCTATGAAGACGTGGACGCGCTCACCGCGCTGGCCAACCGCTTCGAGCAGAAGGAGTTCAAGGCCGGTGAGGTCATCACCGAGGCCGGCAAGGAAGCGGACTCCATCGTCCTCATCGCCCACGGCAAGGTGAACCGCATCGGCACCGGCAAGTACGGCGAGCCGCTGGTGCTGGAGACGCTGGCGGACGGCGACCACTACAGCTACCAGGCGCTGCTGGAGTCGCAGGACTACTGGCAGTTCACGGCGAAGGCCGTGACGCCGGTCATCGCGCTCGTCCTCCAGCAGTCCGCCTTCGAGGCGGTCGTGGCGCAGGTGCCGTCGCTGCAGAAGCACATCGAGAACTTCAAGGCCCGCTCCAAGAAGAAGCAGGACACGGCCGGTCAGAAGGCCATCGAGCTGGCCGCCGGCCACCACGGCGAGCCCGTGCTCCCCGGCACCTTCGTGGACTACGAGACGCACCCGCGCGAGTACGAGCTGGCCGTCGCGCAGACCGTGCTGCAGATCCACACGCGCGTCGCGGACCTCTTCAACGACCCCATGAACCAGACCCAGCAGCAGCTGCGTCTGACGGTGGAGGCGCTGAAGGAGCGCAAGGAGCACGAGCTCATCAACAACCGTGAGTTCGGCCTGCTGCACAACGCGGACCTCAAGCAGCGCATCCACACCCGCTCCGGCGCGCCGACGCCGGACGACATGGACGAGCTCTTGGCCACGGTGTGGAAGGAGCCGTCGTTCTTCCTGGCCCACCCGCGCGCCATCGCCGCGTTCGGGCAGGAGTGCAACAAGCGGGGCATCTACCCCACCAGCGCCGACGTGAACGGGACCATGGTGCCCGCGTGGCGCGGCATCCCCATCGTGTCCTGCAACAAGCTGCCCATCAGCGAGTCGCGCACCACGTCCATCATGCTGATGCGCGCGGGTGAGAAGAACCAGGGCGTCGTCGGCCTGCACCAGGCGGGCATCCCGGATGAGATCGAGCCCAGCCTGAACGTCCGGTTCATGGGCATCAACGAGAAGGCCATCATGAACTACCTGGTGACGGCGTACTTCTCCGCGGCGGTGCTGACGCCGGACGCGCTGGGCATCCTGGAGAGCGTGGAGCTGGGCCGCTCGTAG
- a CDS encoding family 2B encapsulin nanocompartment shell protein: MTTSQKDVAAHEGTTLSTAGARQLATTTKTQPVMQGISPRYLLSILPWVQVSGGTYRVNRRLTYTVGDDRLNFSNIGAKVEIIPQELLKLPLMRGFQDVDDLLIRTLAGRFAQQHYRAGDTIVEAGKSAEHVYLLAHGKAQKLTAGKYGDPVVLDTLADGDHFGDQAVVESNDVWTFTVKAVTACTVMALPQGVFESLITQSPALKAHVERYRANLKKPQDKAGQAAIALAAGHHGEPVLPGTFVDYELKPREYELSVAQTILRVHTRVSDIFNDPMNQTAEQLRLTIEALKERKEWELINNPEFGLLHNADLKQRINTRSGPPTPDDMDELLTRRRKTRYFLAHPRAIAAFGRECNKRGLYPTVVDVGGAKFQAWRGVPILPCDKLPISRENTTSIIAMRIGQDDQGVVGLHNAGIPDEVEPSLTVKRMAVNDQAITNYLVSTYYSAAVLVPDALGVLENVALGG; encoded by the coding sequence ATGACGACTTCACAGAAGGACGTAGCGGCGCACGAGGGCACCACCCTCAGCACGGCGGGTGCGCGCCAGCTCGCGACGACGACGAAGACGCAGCCGGTGATGCAGGGCATCTCGCCCCGCTACCTGCTGAGCATCCTGCCCTGGGTGCAGGTGTCCGGCGGTACGTACCGCGTGAACCGGCGGCTGACGTACACCGTGGGCGACGACCGGCTGAACTTCAGCAACATCGGCGCCAAGGTGGAGATCATCCCCCAGGAGCTGCTCAAGCTGCCGTTGATGCGGGGCTTCCAGGACGTGGATGACCTGCTCATCCGCACCCTGGCGGGCCGCTTCGCCCAGCAGCACTACAGGGCGGGCGACACCATCGTGGAGGCGGGCAAGTCCGCCGAGCACGTCTACCTGCTGGCGCACGGCAAGGCGCAGAAGCTGACGGCCGGCAAGTACGGCGACCCCGTCGTGCTGGACACGCTGGCGGACGGCGACCACTTCGGTGACCAGGCGGTGGTGGAGTCGAACGACGTGTGGACCTTCACCGTCAAGGCCGTCACGGCCTGCACGGTGATGGCGCTGCCGCAGGGCGTGTTCGAGTCCCTCATCACCCAGTCCCCGGCGCTGAAGGCGCACGTGGAGCGCTACCGGGCCAACCTCAAGAAGCCCCAGGACAAGGCGGGACAGGCCGCCATCGCGCTGGCCGCCGGCCACCACGGCGAGCCCGTGCTGCCCGGCACCTTCGTGGACTACGAGCTGAAGCCGCGCGAGTACGAGCTGAGCGTGGCGCAGACCATCCTGCGCGTGCACACCCGCGTGTCGGACATCTTCAACGACCCGATGAACCAGACCGCGGAGCAGCTGCGGCTGACCATCGAGGCGCTGAAGGAGCGCAAGGAGTGGGAGCTCATCAACAACCCGGAGTTCGGCCTGCTGCACAACGCCGACCTCAAGCAGCGCATCAACACCCGCTCGGGTCCGCCGACGCCGGACGACATGGATGAGCTGCTGACGCGCCGCCGCAAGACGCGCTACTTCCTGGCCCACCCGCGTGCCATCGCGGCGTTCGGCCGGGAGTGCAACAAGCGCGGCCTGTACCCCACGGTCGTGGACGTGGGCGGGGCGAAGTTCCAGGCGTGGCGCGGGGTGCCCATCCTCCCGTGCGACAAGCTGCCCATCAGCCGGGAGAACACCACCTCCATCATCGCCATGCGCATCGGTCAGGACGACCAGGGCGTGGTGGGGCTGCACAACGCGGGCATCCCCGACGAGGTGGAGCCGAGCCTCACCGTGAAGCGCATGGCCGTGAACGACCAGGCCATCACGAACTACCTGGTGAGCACCTACTACTCCGCCGCCGTGCTCGTCCCGGACGCGCTGGGCGTGCTGGAGAACGTGGCGCTCGGCGGCTGA
- a CDS encoding family 2 encapsulin nanocompartment cargo protein terpene cyclase has product MSKGKQKQPFQLPDFYVPWPARLNPNLEGARAHTKAWSYQMGILGPPRDGTDREVWSERRFDGMDYALLCAYTHPEAPGPELDLITDWYVWVFYFDDHFLEVFKYSRDVKGGQAYLDRLPLFMPLDMSPPPEPVNPVERALWDLWQRTVPSMSMDWRKRFFENTKHLLDESMWEIENISEARVSNPIEYIEMRRKVGGAPWSSDLVEHAVAAEIPDRVVRSRPMRVFKDTFSDAVHLRNDLFSYERELEEGELSNGVLVVEKFLDCDTQRAAELVNDLLTSRLQQFETTFATELPWLFAEYGLNPVEQAQVLTYLRGLQDWQSGGHEWHMRSNRYMNQHSEERPALSIPVPSGLGTSALRIPLTPGGLGLGPRSRSLSHVPRQYVGPTKLPKFYMPYSTYQSPHLDRARKNSKEWARRVGMLEVVPGVGFYVWDDHKFDAADVALCGAYIHPDATPEQLDLTACWLVWGTYADDYFPMLYANTRDMAGAKMFTARLGQFMPDDVEAANAAVPTNPVELGLVDLWKRTAGPLSPRNRKLFRKAIQDMTDSWVWELNNQLLNRVPDPVDYVEMRRKTFGSDLTMSLSRLSKGDAVPEDVFNTRTLRGLENSAADYACFVNDLFSYQKELQFEGELNNCVLVVQKFLGVDKEEAVLTVNELMTARMKQFEHLVAKELPVVIRTFDLDAKAQEKLNKYVEQLQQWMAGIPMWHAEVARYTEKELIHDAAPKLKAGNVSRLGTSAMRVAELFRAGRS; this is encoded by the coding sequence ATGTCCAAGGGGAAGCAGAAGCAACCGTTCCAGCTGCCGGATTTCTACGTGCCGTGGCCGGCGCGCCTGAATCCGAACCTGGAAGGGGCACGCGCGCACACCAAGGCGTGGTCGTACCAGATGGGCATCCTGGGTCCCCCCCGGGATGGCACGGACCGCGAGGTCTGGTCCGAGCGCCGCTTCGACGGCATGGACTACGCGCTGCTCTGTGCGTATACGCACCCGGAGGCGCCGGGCCCGGAGCTGGACCTCATCACGGACTGGTACGTCTGGGTCTTCTACTTCGACGACCACTTCCTGGAGGTCTTCAAGTACTCGCGTGACGTGAAGGGCGGCCAGGCCTACCTGGACCGGCTGCCGCTGTTCATGCCGCTGGACATGTCCCCGCCGCCGGAGCCGGTCAACCCGGTGGAGCGCGCGCTCTGGGACCTGTGGCAGCGCACCGTGCCCTCCATGTCCATGGACTGGCGCAAGCGCTTCTTCGAAAACACCAAGCACCTGCTCGATGAGTCGATGTGGGAGATCGAGAACATCAGCGAGGCGCGCGTCTCCAACCCCATCGAGTACATCGAGATGCGCCGCAAGGTGGGCGGCGCGCCCTGGTCTTCCGACCTGGTGGAGCACGCCGTGGCCGCGGAGATTCCCGACCGCGTCGTGAGAAGCCGGCCGATGCGCGTCTTCAAGGACACGTTCTCGGATGCGGTGCACCTGCGCAACGACCTGTTCTCCTACGAGCGCGAGCTGGAGGAGGGCGAGCTCTCCAACGGCGTGCTGGTGGTGGAGAAGTTCCTCGACTGTGACACCCAGCGCGCGGCGGAGCTGGTCAACGACCTGCTGACGTCGCGGCTCCAGCAGTTCGAGACCACGTTCGCCACGGAGCTGCCGTGGCTGTTCGCGGAGTACGGGCTCAACCCGGTGGAGCAGGCGCAGGTGCTCACGTACCTGCGCGGCCTGCAGGACTGGCAGTCCGGCGGCCACGAGTGGCACATGCGCTCCAACCGCTACATGAACCAGCACTCGGAGGAGCGGCCGGCGCTGTCCATCCCCGTGCCCTCCGGCCTGGGCACCTCCGCGCTGCGGATTCCGCTGACGCCCGGCGGGCTGGGGCTGGGGCCCCGCTCCCGCTCCCTGAGCCACGTGCCCCGCCAGTACGTGGGCCCCACGAAGCTGCCGAAGTTCTACATGCCGTACAGCACGTACCAGAGCCCCCACCTGGACCGGGCGCGCAAGAACTCCAAGGAGTGGGCGCGGCGCGTGGGCATGCTGGAGGTGGTGCCCGGGGTGGGGTTCTACGTCTGGGATGACCACAAGTTCGACGCGGCGGACGTGGCCCTCTGCGGCGCGTACATCCACCCGGACGCGACCCCGGAGCAGCTGGACCTGACGGCGTGCTGGCTCGTCTGGGGCACCTACGCGGACGACTACTTCCCCATGCTCTACGCGAACACGCGGGACATGGCGGGCGCGAAGATGTTCACCGCGCGGCTGGGCCAGTTCATGCCGGATGACGTGGAGGCCGCCAACGCCGCGGTGCCCACCAACCCGGTGGAGCTGGGCCTGGTGGACCTGTGGAAGCGCACCGCCGGCCCGCTGTCGCCGCGCAACCGCAAGCTGTTCCGCAAGGCCATCCAGGACATGACGGACAGCTGGGTGTGGGAGCTGAACAACCAGCTGCTCAACCGCGTGCCGGACCCCGTGGACTACGTGGAGATGCGCCGCAAGACGTTCGGCTCGGACCTCACCATGAGCCTGTCGCGCCTCTCCAAGGGCGACGCGGTGCCGGAGGACGTCTTCAACACCCGCACGCTGCGCGGGCTGGAGAACTCCGCCGCGGACTACGCCTGCTTCGTCAACGACCTGTTCTCCTACCAGAAGGAGCTCCAGTTCGAGGGCGAGCTGAACAACTGCGTTCTCGTGGTCCAGAAGTTCCTGGGCGTGGACAAGGAAGAGGCCGTGCTCACGGTCAACGAATTGATGACCGCGCGCATGAAGCAGTTCGAGCACCTGGTGGCCAAGGAGCTGCCGGTGGTCATCCGCACCTTCGACCTGGATGCGAAGGCGCAGGAGAAGCTGAACAAGTACGTGGAGCAGCTCCAGCAGTGGATGGCGGGCATCCCCATGTGGCACGCGGAGGTGGCCCGCTACACCGAGAAGGAGCTCATCCACGACGCGGCGCCGAAGCTCAAGGCGGGGAACGTCTCCCGCCTGGGCACCTCCGCGATGCGCGTCGCCGAGCTGTTCCGCGCCGGCAGGTCCTGA
- a CDS encoding cupin domain-containing protein, whose translation MEHLDDILPEWLLGTLEPARRNAAARHLDGCERCRAELARLTPAVDALGALVEPVAPPASVLTRLMERMEGPGRFARQAGEVAAFLDVAEARTRELLESMAEPSNWMPGPVEGVELMPVETGPAREGMMAAIVRLQPGARYPRHTHLGREWNLVLEGGFREDSGHEIWPGDELEKPDGSLHDFTALEGPACICVTVLDGVTSFEELADGA comes from the coding sequence ATGGAACACCTCGACGACATCCTCCCCGAGTGGCTGCTCGGGACCCTGGAGCCGGCCCGGCGTAACGCCGCGGCCCGCCACCTGGATGGCTGTGAGCGCTGCCGGGCGGAGCTGGCCCGGCTGACGCCCGCCGTGGATGCGCTGGGGGCGCTCGTGGAGCCGGTGGCGCCTCCTGCCTCCGTGCTCACGCGCCTGATGGAGCGGATGGAGGGGCCCGGCCGCTTCGCCCGCCAGGCCGGGGAGGTCGCCGCGTTCCTGGACGTGGCGGAGGCGCGGACCCGCGAGCTGCTGGAGTCCATGGCGGAGCCCTCCAACTGGATGCCCGGCCCGGTGGAGGGCGTGGAGCTGATGCCGGTGGAGACGGGCCCGGCGCGCGAGGGGATGATGGCCGCCATCGTGCGCCTCCAGCCCGGCGCCCGCTACCCGCGCCACACGCACCTGGGCCGCGAGTGGAACCTGGTGCTGGAGGGTGGCTTCCGCGAGGACTCCGGTCATGAAATATGGCCCGGGGACGAGCTGGAGAAGCCGGACGGCTCGCTGCACGACTTCACCGCGCTTGAGGGCCCCGCGTGCATCTGCGTCACGGTGTTGGATGGCGTGACGTCTTTCGAAGAGCTGGCGGACGGCGCCTGA
- a CDS encoding 2,3,4,5-tetrahydropyridine-2,6-dicarboxylate N-succinyltransferase codes for MATSLEELSQRVSAAFADRAKLKDADTVAAVRETLARLDTGELRVAEKGPEGWRVNAWVKEAILLFFAVSEMKVMEVGPFEFYDKVPLKKGLEAAGVRVVPPGTVRYGAFVEKGAVVMPGYVNIGARVGAGTMVDTWATVGSCAQVGRNVHLSGGVGLGGVLEPPTASPVIIEDGAFLGSRSIVVEGVVVEEEAVLGANVVLTASTQIIDVTGPQEVIHKGRVPARSVVIPGMREKQFPAGKYMVPCALIIGQRKASTDQKTSLNAALRDFAVAV; via the coding sequence ATGGCGACATCCCTCGAAGAGCTCTCCCAGCGGGTGTCCGCGGCGTTCGCGGACCGGGCGAAACTGAAGGACGCGGACACGGTGGCGGCGGTGCGCGAGACGCTCGCGCGGCTGGACACCGGGGAGTTGCGCGTCGCGGAGAAGGGCCCGGAAGGCTGGCGGGTCAACGCCTGGGTGAAGGAGGCCATCCTCCTGTTCTTCGCCGTGTCGGAGATGAAGGTGATGGAGGTGGGCCCCTTCGAGTTCTACGACAAGGTGCCCCTGAAGAAGGGCCTGGAGGCGGCGGGCGTGCGCGTGGTGCCGCCGGGCACCGTGCGCTACGGCGCCTTCGTGGAAAAGGGCGCGGTGGTGATGCCCGGGTACGTGAACATCGGCGCGCGGGTGGGCGCGGGCACCATGGTGGACACGTGGGCCACGGTGGGCTCGTGCGCGCAGGTGGGCCGCAACGTCCACCTGTCCGGCGGCGTGGGCCTGGGCGGCGTGCTCGAGCCGCCCACCGCGTCGCCGGTCATCATCGAGGACGGCGCCTTCCTGGGCAGCCGCTCCATCGTGGTGGAGGGCGTGGTGGTGGAGGAGGAGGCGGTGCTCGGCGCCAACGTGGTGCTGACCGCGTCCACGCAGATCATCGACGTCACCGGGCCCCAGGAGGTCATCCACAAGGGCCGCGTGCCGGCGCGCAGCGTGGTGATTCCGGGCATGCGGGAGAAGCAGTTCCCCGCCGGCAAATACATGGTCCCGTGCGCGCTCATCATCGGACAGCGCAAGGCCTCCACCGACCAGAAGACCAGCCTCAACGCAGCCCTGCGGGACTTCGCCGTCGCGGTGTGA
- a CDS encoding FAD-binding protein, with the protein MPPVIHESSQKRWQNWHQSYTQKLELLVDVWNADAPQSTVPGYIDTTVGLQGLIQRALTERLEIRGLGGGWSFTRAPATSGILVNTRPLNYLFPAPRTHPAHPGRREDLLFAQCGVSVAELSHFLKSIGKSLTTSGASNGQTIAGAIGTGTHGSSLETGAMQDFVVGLHVVVSPDRHVWLERASAPVIHDEIPQKLGAELIRDDALFNAALVGLGGFGLVHGVLMEVVDLYYLQAYRRRMPLDDGLWRALDQLDFSGITLPGPPGLKPYHFTAVINPNDLERGVFVTVMYKHARCPEGSSPPSPGSKLTQGDSALEIIGVLTDMVSELTIPLLARLMDRFYPEYENVCGTHGELFTDTTTRGKAWGSAVGVPLGRVRETVELALAINRTHAFPGLFGVRYALPSRAPLAFTQHAPMTCVLDIDGAASTRTKSYNRRVWQQLAESSIPHTYHWGKFHELDGPAVRSLYGEARVDAWLAARQSLLTTPELRTAFANDYLRELGLA; encoded by the coding sequence ATGCCCCCCGTCATCCACGAGAGCAGCCAGAAGCGCTGGCAGAACTGGCACCAGAGCTACACCCAGAAGCTGGAGCTGCTGGTGGACGTCTGGAACGCGGATGCCCCCCAGTCCACGGTGCCGGGCTACATCGACACCACCGTGGGCCTGCAGGGGCTCATCCAGCGCGCGCTCACCGAGCGCCTGGAGATCCGCGGCCTGGGAGGCGGCTGGTCCTTCACCCGGGCGCCCGCCACCAGCGGCATCCTCGTCAACACCCGGCCGCTGAACTACCTCTTCCCCGCGCCCCGCACCCATCCCGCCCATCCAGGCCGGAGGGAGGACCTCCTCTTCGCGCAGTGTGGTGTCTCCGTCGCGGAGTTGAGCCACTTCCTGAAGAGCATTGGCAAGTCGCTGACTACGTCGGGCGCCAGCAATGGGCAGACCATCGCCGGGGCCATCGGGACGGGCACGCATGGCTCCAGCCTGGAGACCGGCGCCATGCAGGACTTCGTGGTGGGCCTGCACGTCGTCGTCTCACCGGACCGCCATGTCTGGCTGGAGCGAGCCAGCGCGCCCGTCATCCACGACGAGATTCCCCAGAAGCTGGGCGCGGAGCTCATCCGGGACGACGCCCTCTTCAACGCCGCCCTGGTGGGCCTGGGCGGCTTCGGCTTAGTGCACGGCGTCCTCATGGAGGTGGTGGACCTCTACTACCTCCAGGCGTACCGCCGTCGGATGCCACTCGATGACGGACTCTGGCGAGCGCTCGACCAGCTGGACTTCTCCGGCATCACGCTGCCGGGCCCACCGGGGCTCAAGCCCTATCACTTCACGGCGGTCATCAACCCCAACGACCTGGAGCGGGGGGTCTTCGTCACGGTGATGTACAAGCATGCGCGGTGTCCGGAAGGCTCGAGCCCGCCCAGTCCCGGCAGCAAGCTGACACAGGGGGACAGCGCGCTCGAGATCATCGGCGTGCTGACGGACATGGTCTCGGAGCTGACCATCCCCCTGCTGGCGCGGCTGATGGACCGCTTCTACCCGGAATACGAAAACGTCTGCGGGACGCACGGCGAGCTGTTCACCGACACGACCACCCGGGGGAAGGCCTGGGGCAGCGCGGTGGGCGTGCCGCTCGGCCGGGTGCGTGAGACGGTGGAGCTGGCCCTCGCCATCAATCGCACCCATGCGTTCCCCGGGCTGTTCGGGGTGCGCTACGCCCTGCCCTCCCGGGCTCCGCTGGCGTTCACCCAGCATGCGCCCATGACGTGCGTCCTCGACATCGACGGAGCGGCGTCCACCCGCACGAAGTCCTACAACCGCCGCGTCTGGCAGCAGCTCGCCGAGTCCTCCATCCCCCACACGTACCACTGGGGCAAGTTCCACGAGCTGGACGGCCCGGCGGTGCGCAGCCTGTACGGCGAGGCACGCGTGGACGCCTGGCTCGCTGCGCGCCAGTCCCTGCTCACCACGCCGGAGCTGCGCACGGCCTTCGCCAATGACTATCTCCGCGAGCTGGGACTCGCGTGA
- the dapE gene encoding succinyl-diaminopimelate desuccinylase, with translation MASTDLATRLAQTTLELCRIESPIGHEGPIADHVEGWALKHFRREEVFRVGHTLLLGSLEDPRPTVALIGHLDTVPMHPGDVGRAPRIEGERVHGLGASDMKGGVAVMMALAEDLKRDALPVNVAFLLYEREEGAYAESGLIPLYEKRPDLSRVKFGIAMEPTDGVVQVGCVGSMQVTVRFTGKSAHSARPWQGENAIHKAGPLLTELLSRERVEVNVAGFPFYEVISATLAKGGRARNVVPEAFELNLNYRFAPGKSVAQAKEDVLALVAGRAEVEFTDASPSGPVAAGNPLFQRLMSLTGLPAASKQAWTDVARFGEWGVDAVNFGPGETAQAHQLHESAPIPPLAVAYEKLAAFLKGAA, from the coding sequence ATGGCCTCCACCGACCTCGCCACCCGACTCGCCCAGACGACGCTCGAGCTGTGTCGCATTGAAAGCCCCATTGGCCACGAAGGTCCCATCGCGGACCACGTGGAAGGCTGGGCGCTGAAGCACTTCCGCCGCGAGGAGGTCTTCCGCGTCGGGCACACGCTGCTGTTGGGCTCGCTGGAGGACCCCCGGCCCACGGTGGCGCTCATCGGCCACCTGGACACGGTGCCCATGCACCCCGGGGATGTGGGCCGCGCGCCGCGCATCGAAGGGGAGCGCGTGCACGGGCTGGGCGCGTCCGACATGAAGGGCGGCGTCGCGGTGATGATGGCGCTGGCGGAGGACTTGAAGCGCGACGCGCTGCCCGTCAACGTGGCCTTCCTCCTGTACGAGCGAGAGGAGGGCGCCTACGCGGAGAGCGGCCTCATCCCGCTGTACGAGAAGCGGCCGGACCTGTCCCGCGTGAAGTTCGGCATCGCCATGGAGCCCACGGACGGCGTGGTGCAGGTGGGCTGCGTCGGCAGCATGCAGGTGACGGTCCGCTTCACGGGGAAGAGCGCGCACTCCGCGCGGCCGTGGCAGGGGGAGAACGCCATCCACAAGGCGGGGCCGTTGCTCACGGAGCTGCTCAGCCGCGAGCGCGTGGAGGTGAACGTCGCGGGCTTCCCCTTCTACGAAGTCATCAGCGCCACGCTGGCCAAGGGCGGCCGGGCGCGCAACGTGGTGCCGGAGGCATTCGAGCTGAACCTCAACTACCGCTTCGCGCCGGGCAAGAGCGTGGCGCAGGCGAAGGAGGACGTGCTGGCGCTGGTGGCGGGCCGCGCGGAGGTGGAGTTCACGGACGCGTCGCCCAGCGGGCCGGTGGCCGCGGGCAACCCGCTGTTCCAGCGGCTGATGTCGCTCACGGGGCTGCCCGCCGCGTCGAAGCAGGCGTGGACGGACGTGGCCCGCTTCGGCGAGTGGGGCGTGGACGCGGTGAACTTCGGACCCGGTGAGACGGCGCAGGCGCACCAGCTCCACGAGAGCGCGCCCATCCCTCCGCTGGCCGTGGCGTACGAGAAGCTGGCCGCGTTCCTGAAGGGCGCGGCTTGA
- a CDS encoding pyridoxal phosphate-dependent decarboxylase family protein: MTTPVFPPLRAAYEPEAFRATAHALMDQLADYLKAALAGGAMPVLPWAPPAVNQERFATAFPEEPAPEVSQAFAALMARVLEGSHHLHHPRYVGHQVTAPVPLAALCDAVSSLLNNGMAVYEMGPVATAMEHHVLAWMAAKLGLPSSTRGVLTSGGSAGNLTALLAARQAKAGYDAWNGGAHAGPPLTVLVPRSAHYCLARAVRIMGWGEGGLTPVDVDDHFRVRPDALEDALERATRAGRKAIAVVASAGSTATGAFDPLEPVADFAQKHGLWFHVDGAHGAAASLSPKYRAQVKGIERADSVVWDAHKGLLMPALVTAVLFRDGARSFDAFSQEAHYLFHGDGDDARPYSDVGLRTLECTKEMMPLKVYACLSVLGTRVFEEAVTASYDQARRFAGMLTAAPDFELALEPDCNIVCFRHTPAHVPPEGWDALQVRLREALVSRGSFYLVQTRLPRGVYLRTTLIHPLTGDADLESLLDTLRSAAARP, translated from the coding sequence ATGACGACCCCCGTCTTTCCGCCGCTGCGCGCCGCCTATGAACCGGAGGCCTTCCGGGCCACCGCTCACGCCTTGATGGATCAGCTCGCGGACTACCTGAAGGCCGCGCTCGCCGGGGGCGCGATGCCGGTGCTGCCCTGGGCCCCGCCCGCGGTGAACCAGGAGCGCTTCGCCACGGCGTTTCCGGAGGAGCCGGCGCCAGAGGTCTCCCAGGCCTTCGCGGCGCTGATGGCGCGCGTGCTGGAGGGCTCTCACCACCTGCACCACCCGCGCTATGTGGGCCATCAGGTGACGGCGCCCGTGCCGCTGGCCGCGCTGTGCGATGCCGTGTCGTCGCTGCTCAACAACGGCATGGCCGTGTACGAGATGGGCCCCGTCGCCACCGCGATGGAGCACCACGTGCTTGCGTGGATGGCGGCGAAGCTGGGCCTGCCGTCCAGCACCCGGGGCGTGCTCACCTCTGGTGGCAGCGCGGGCAACCTCACCGCCCTGCTCGCCGCCCGTCAGGCGAAGGCCGGCTACGACGCGTGGAACGGCGGCGCGCACGCGGGTCCGCCCCTGACGGTGCTGGTCCCCCGCTCCGCCCACTACTGCCTGGCCCGCGCGGTCCGCATCATGGGCTGGGGCGAGGGCGGCCTCACCCCGGTGGACGTGGACGACCACTTCCGCGTGCGGCCGGACGCCCTGGAGGACGCGCTCGAGCGGGCCACCCGCGCGGGGAGGAAGGCCATCGCCGTGGTGGCCAGCGCGGGCTCCACCGCCACCGGCGCGTTCGACCCGCTGGAGCCCGTGGCGGACTTCGCGCAAAAGCACGGCCTGTGGTTCCACGTGGACGGCGCGCACGGGGCCGCGGCGTCCCTGAGCCCGAAGTACCGCGCGCAGGTGAAGGGCATCGAGCGGGCGGACTCCGTGGTGTGGGACGCGCACAAGGGGCTGCTCATGCCCGCGCTGGTGACGGCCGTGCTCTTCCGCGACGGCGCGCGCTCCTTCGACGCCTTCTCCCAGGAGGCCCACTACCTCTTCCACGGCGACGGCGACGACGCGCGCCCCTACAGCGACGTGGGCCTGCGCACGCTGGAGTGCACCAAGGAGATGATGCCGCTCAAGGTCTACGCGTGCCTGTCCGTGCTGGGCACGCGCGTCTTCGAGGAGGCCGTCACCGCCTCCTACGACCAGGCCCGGCGCTTCGCGGGGATGCTCACCGCCGCCCCGGACTTCGAGCTGGCCCTGGAGCCCGACTGCAACATCGTCTGCTTCCGCCACACCCCCGCGCACGTGCCGCCAGAGGGCTGGGACGCGCTCCAGGTCCGCCTGCGTGAAGCGCTGGTCTCCCGTGGGAGTTTCTACCTGGTGCAGACGCGGCTGCCCCGGGGCGTGTACCTGCGCACCACGCTCATCCACCCGCTCACCGGGGACGCGGACCTGGAGTCCCTGCTGGACACGCTCCGGAGCGCGGCGGCCCGGCCCTGA